Proteins encoded within one genomic window of Pseudobdellovibrionaceae bacterium:
- a CDS encoding c-type cytochrome translates to MMKLILISLSALFLFGCNENLRKGPAGADTQDALGLVSYSRVQTQVLTPYCVQCHGQSGGVNLESYANSFTHRDRIAAVVRSGAMPPRGDFPPELRDYLLAWIAAGAPEAETPLDPHLPPPVDPTPAPTPTSPVTELSYANVRVRVFEPHCLRCHNATRSTAGVNLETYATAFAKLDLIAFVIETDQMPLAGPLPAPEKDLVLKWIAAGGPEGTPATPGPGPGPAPTPAPTPAPTPVPTPVPPPPTGNIPDYASVRAAVFAPYCMNCHGGGRSAGGVSLETYNSTKQSLALIDFAIDSDMMPMGATLPPDLKTYVLTWVRAGGPEFTTTPAPTPTPAPTPAPIPLAPTYASLKANVFAPKCLMCHAPGGMASNIRFDDYTAMTRQGWLFDRRRPSRSEIVEAVTERPDKRMPPRQSGLDPLTPSEVSALTDWIARGLPQ, encoded by the coding sequence ATGATGAAACTTATTTTAATCTCATTGAGCGCGCTCTTTCTGTTTGGCTGTAACGAAAATCTACGTAAAGGCCCCGCCGGAGCGGACACGCAAGACGCGCTGGGCCTCGTCTCTTATTCGCGCGTACAAACCCAGGTGTTGACCCCTTACTGCGTGCAGTGCCACGGACAAAGCGGCGGCGTGAATCTGGAGTCCTACGCGAATTCCTTCACGCACCGGGACCGCATCGCCGCGGTCGTGCGTTCGGGCGCCATGCCCCCGCGCGGGGATTTCCCGCCGGAGCTTCGCGATTATCTGCTCGCGTGGATCGCGGCGGGCGCACCCGAGGCCGAAACCCCGCTTGATCCCCACCTTCCGCCACCTGTTGATCCCACGCCCGCGCCGACACCGACATCGCCGGTGACTGAACTCAGCTACGCGAATGTGCGCGTCCGAGTTTTCGAACCGCACTGCCTGCGCTGTCACAACGCCACACGCTCCACGGCCGGCGTGAATCTGGAAACTTACGCCACCGCGTTCGCGAAACTGGATCTGATCGCCTTCGTGATTGAAACCGACCAGATGCCGCTCGCGGGACCGCTTCCCGCCCCCGAAAAAGATCTCGTGCTGAAGTGGATCGCCGCCGGAGGGCCAGAAGGCACTCCCGCCACGCCCGGTCCCGGTCCCGGCCCCGCCCCCACGCCCGCCCCCACGCCCGCCCCCACTCCGGTGCCGACGCCGGTCCCGCCGCCGCCCACCGGGAATATTCCCGATTACGCGAGCGTGCGCGCGGCGGTCTTCGCGCCTTACTGCATGAACTGCCATGGCGGCGGACGCAGTGCGGGCGGCGTCAGTCTCGAGACTTACAACAGTACCAAACAATCCCTCGCGCTGATCGACTTCGCCATCGACTCCGACATGATGCCCATGGGAGCGACGCTTCCGCCCGATCTGAAAACCTATGTGCTGACCTGGGTGCGCGCCGGTGGTCCGGAGTTCACGACGACTCCCGCGCCCACGCCGACGCCGGCCCCTACGCCCGCCCCGATTCCGCTCGCGCCGACTTACGCGTCGTTAAAGGCGAACGTCTTCGCGCCGAAGTGTCTGATGTGTCACGCCCCCGGCGGCATGGCGAGCAACATTCGCTTTGACGACTATACGGCCATGACCCGACAAGGATGGCTTTTCGATCGCCGCCGCCCTTCGCGCAGCGAGATCGTCGAAGCGGTCACGGAACGACCCGACAAACGTATGCCGCCCCGGCAGAGCGGGCTGGATCCGCTGACGCCGAGTGAGGTCTCGGCGTTGACCGACTGGATCGCGCGGGGGCTCCCGCAATAA
- a CDS encoding sigma-70 family RNA polymerase sigma factor has protein sequence MNAKEEWLRTLVVQHEGALLRYARRFVPEAEAREVVQETYLRLWSEDVEKVQGHEAEWLFCVCRNQCLDRRKAEAKVKQSAVDPLKIASLEPTAEERLEERERETRVESLLGDLPPNQQEVIRLKFQEGFSYKEISRITGHSVSNVGVLIHEAMKRLRHEGGLQ, from the coding sequence GTGAACGCAAAAGAAGAATGGCTCAGGACTTTGGTGGTCCAGCACGAAGGGGCGCTGCTACGTTACGCGCGTCGATTCGTGCCGGAGGCTGAGGCCCGTGAGGTCGTGCAAGAGACTTATCTGCGTCTTTGGAGTGAAGACGTCGAGAAGGTCCAGGGGCATGAGGCCGAGTGGCTCTTCTGCGTTTGCCGCAACCAATGTCTCGACCGGCGAAAAGCGGAGGCGAAGGTGAAACAGTCCGCAGTGGACCCCTTGAAGATCGCAAGTTTGGAGCCGACGGCGGAGGAACGTCTGGAGGAACGCGAGCGCGAAACGCGCGTCGAGTCCCTTCTGGGCGATCTTCCCCCGAATCAGCAGGAAGTGATCCGACTGAAGTTTCAAGAGGGTTTCAGCTACAAAGAGATTTCGCGCATCACGGGACACTCGGTGTCCAACGTGGGGGTTCTGATCCACGAAGCGATGAAGCGCCTTCGCCATGAGGGAGGTTTGCAATGA